The window AAACCCCCAGCGGCTCCAGCGCGCTTAAATTAGAGATGATTGCCGAAATTATCCATATTATCAACGAGCACGGCAACGGCGAATTTAGGAGGTCGGTAGAAACTAAACGGGTATCTAACCGCAACTTTATTATACTGGCCTGCATTACTACCTTTAACGTTATTAATGTAACTTTAATTATTTTAAGGTATCAGGGTATACTTAGTTGATAGTTACGGCCGCTAACCTTAGTTTTAGCTACGAGCATTTAATTTTAAATAACCTTTCTTTTTCTTTACAGCAAGGCGAAACTTTGGCTATTATCGGCTCGTCGGGCGTAGGCAAAAGCACTTTGCTTAAAATTATTGCCGGCTTACTACCGCCTACCGGCGGTGATTTATTTAATAATGCTAAAAAACCTATCTATGTTAGCCAAGAAGATTCGTTGTTAAACTGGCTAACTATAATCCAAAATGTGGCTTTGCCCTACACCATTAAAGGCGAACCTTTGGCTAAGATAAAAGATAAAGCTTTAACTGCTCTTAGCTTAGTGGGCTTAGAGGGTTATGCCGATAGCTACCCGCACCAATTATCGGGCGGTATGAAAAAACGGGCCGAGCTGGCCCGCGCCTTAGCTTACGAAGGCGATTTAATTTTGCTAGATGAACCTTTTTCGGCCCTAGATATTTTAAACCGCGAAAAATTAAATGTTTTAGTGGCGCAGCTAACTAAACAAACAGGCGCCGGCTTAATTTTGGTAACCCACAGTATAGATGAAGCTTGTTACTTAGCCGATAAAATTCTTTTGCTTAATAGCCCGCCGCACAGCGAAGAACTGCTTATTAACGATAAAGCCGGCAATAACAGTGATGATTTTATTTTAAGTGAGCAAAGCCGGGCCAACAGTAATCATTTACGTTTAGCCTTAAAAAACAACAATGAGGCCATTAAAACCGCTAAAACCCCAGCTAAAAATGTGCTATTTAATAAATTTAAGCAGCTGGGCTTAGCGGTTATTAGCTTAATTACCTTTTTATTAGCGATAAGCTTAGTTAAAACTGTTTTTAATATCCCCGATTTTTTACTGCCTTACCCCGCAACTGTGGCCCGGCTTTTCTTTACCACCCTCTTTAATGGTTTTATCTTTAAAGATTTATCTTACACCATAATGGCCAGCTTAGGCGGCTTTGGTTTAGCTTTGCTGCTGGCTTTACCTTGCGGTTATACTATTGCCCGTTTTAAACCCCTTAAAGAGCTTTTACTGCCCCCCTTAATTGCCGCCAACACCATACCTATTGTGGCTTTAGCCCCCTTTATTGTTATGTGGGTGGGACTTGGCTTAACGCCTAAAATTATTACGGCAGCTTTAATTGTTTTTTTTCCTATCCTCATTACCTCTATCACGGCTTTTAGGTTGGCACGCAAACAAACGGCAATGCACCTCTTTTTTTATAAACCTAATCTTTTACGCGGTTTATTTTTGCTAGAACTGCCGGCCAGCTTGCCCACTATCTTTAGCGGCATTAAAATTTCGCTGGCTACTTCGGTAGTTGGGGCAGTTATCGGCGAGTTTATCTCCGGCGCCGATGGACTAGGCAGCTTGCTCACCATTGCTAAAGCCAGCTTTAACACCCCGCTGATGTTTGTGGCTTTGGTATGGCTGGTTATTTTAGGGCTTACCTACTATGCCGCAGCCGCGCTGCTGGAGAAATTATGCGTAAAATAATGATTATCCTGCTGTATTTAGGTTATTACCTGTTAGTCTATAACCCGCTTTATGCCTTATTACCACAGGAAGAATTTACTTATGACAACGCAGTCGTGATTGGGTCCATCATTTTTACATCAATTAATTTTTTGGTGTGTTTACTTTTTGTCTTTAAATTAAAGGTAAAATTTGGTAAGATAAGCTTTAAAGTTATTTTACTAAGTTTATTATTGTTCGTTTGCTTATTGGCTATCGGTATATTATTTGCTTTAATTATGCAGGCCGATATTACTTATAACGTTAGCAGCAATGTATTTTTATTATTAATTTTTTGTTTGCTTATAGGTTATAGCGAAGAACTCTTTTTTAGGGCTATCCCCTACCACCTGCCCTTGGCAAATACTTGGGTAAAAATGACGCCGGCTTTAATTCTTTTTGCTTTGGCGCATAGCGGCGATGGCTTATTTACCGTAGTTAATGCCTTTGTTTTAGGGGTGCTCTTTACCTTTTTTTATTTACGTTTTAAAAATGTGCATATTGTAGCTTTAGCCCACAGTTTATACAATTTTTCAATTTTCTCATCGGCTTTATTAATTTAGTAAATGCCGATATAATAGCTATGTTACTAGAGATATTGCAAACCATCTTTATGGTGGCCAGCCGGCCGTTAATTATTATTTTTTATATAGGCCTTTTAATTATTTTTGCCATAGTAATTAAAATTGGTAAACCGAAAAAGAAGTTTAACTTTAAGAAGATAGATGGTTTTGGTAATGTAGGCGCTAAACTTAAAGCAAGGGCCGGCAAACTTAGCCGTAAACCGGCCGATAGCCCGCCGCCGCCGGAGGCTGCCCCGCCGCTGGAAGAAGACGAAGACGATGAATAAATAATAAAGTACCCCGCCTTACAGAGGCGAGGTATTAATTACTGTAAAAAATAAGAAATTTTTTTATTCTTTAATTAATTTAAGTGCGTTTAAGCTGCGTAGCGGTGGCCAGCATGTTATCGCTGGTTTGTACGGTGCGGCTGTTAAATTCGTAGGCACGCTGAGCGACAATTAAATTAACCATCTCTTGGATAGATGATACCGCCGACATCTCTAAAAAGCGGTGCTGTATTTGGCCCATACCGTCTTGGCCCGGTAACCCCATAATAAATTCGCCGCTAGCAGTACTTTCGGTAAAAAGGTTTTGCCCTACCGCCGTTAATCCGGCCGGATTGACAAAACGGTAAAGTTCTAGCTGGCCAACCACCACAGGGTCTTCTAAGCCGGGCAGCCTTACATTAACCTCACCTTGTGTGGTAATATTAATAGTTTCGCGGATAAAGTTTTC is drawn from Spirochaetaceae bacterium and contains these coding sequences:
- a CDS encoding ATP-binding cassette domain-containing protein, with the translated sequence MIVTAANLSFSYEHLILNNLSFSLQQGETLAIIGSSGVGKSTLLKIIAGLLPPTGGDLFNNAKKPIYVSQEDSLLNWLTIIQNVALPYTIKGEPLAKIKDKALTALSLVGLEGYADSYPHQLSGGMKKRAELARALAYEGDLILLDEPFSALDILNREKLNVLVAQLTKQTGAGLILVTHSIDEACYLADKILLLNSPPHSEELLINDKAGNNSDDFILSEQSRANSNHLRLALKNNNEAIKTAKTPAKNVLFNKFKQLGLAVISLITFLLAISLVKTVFNIPDFLLPYPATVARLFFTTLFNGFIFKDLSYTIMASLGGFGLALLLALPCGYTIARFKPLKELLLPPLIAANTIPIVALAPFIVMWVGLGLTPKIITAALIVFFPILITSITAFRLARKQTAMHLFFYKPNLLRGLFLLELPASLPTIFSGIKISLATSVVGAVIGEFISGADGLGSLLTIAKASFNTPLMFVALVWLVILGLTYYAAAALLEKLCVK
- a CDS encoding CPBP family intramembrane metalloprotease; translation: MRKIMIILLYLGYYLLVYNPLYALLPQEEFTYDNAVVIGSIIFTSINFLVCLLFVFKLKVKFGKISFKVILLSLLLFVCLLAIGILFALIMQADITYNVSSNVFLLLIFCLLIGYSEELFFRAIPYHLPLANTWVKMTPALILFALAHSGDGLFTVVNAFVLGVLFTFFYLRFKNVHIVALAHSLYNFSIFSSALLI